The region cagGCCTTTACTCACACGGCTCAGTATGATGAGGCCATCGCGGACTACTTCCGGGGCCAGTACAGCCGTGGGGTATCCCAGCTGCCCCTGCGCTACGGCATGAACCCCCACCAAGCCCCCGCCCAGCTCTACACCCTGCGCCCCACCCTCCCCCTCACAGGTAGCCCCCCCCCATCGTGTAGCCAGCAGTCTCAGCAATTACAATAGGGAAACATTGTCAACCCTACATTTAATTGGTGTCATATGGTCAACTGAAACCGTCCAGGGGGACTTTGGGGACCTTTTCCTGTCTAGGTAGACTAACTGTATTgatcctcccttctctccattccATTTCTGCCTCTGTCAGTGGTAAATGGTTCTCCTGGGTTCATTAACCTTTGTGATGCCCTGAACGCCTGGCAGCTTGTCCGAGAGCTGAAGAGTGCCCTGGGCATGCCCTCTGCCACCTCCTTCAAACACGTCAGCCCTGCAGGTCAGACACACAGAGCTTCCAATGCATATGCCAACAAGATTGCAAGGAATCCCAGTAACATTGACCTAGgctgtcttctccctctctagGGGCTGCGGTGGGTGTTCCTCTGAGTGATGAGGAGGCCAAGGTGTGTATGGTGAATGACATGCTGAAGAACCTGACCCCACTGGCTACAGCCTACGCCCGGGCTAGAGGGTCAGACAGGATGTCCTCCTTCGGCGACTTCATCGCTCTGTCTGACGTGTGTGACGTCCCCACTGCAAAGATCATATCCAGAGAGGTAGGGCTTCCCAGGTGTCGtgtgtctgtcctgtgtgttgCCTGCATTTCCAACCCCTGTCTATCATCCTCAGGTCTCTGATGGCATCATCGCCCCTGGTTACGAAGAGGAGGCCCTCAGGATTCTGTCCAAGAAGAAGAATGGAAACTACTGTGTTCTCCAGGTATGGTTGGACATGGAAAAGCAGTTGGTGATCAGCCTATGTTGCAGCCTTTCCTAGAAAAAATAAGTTTGAAGTTGTTTTTCTCACCGGTTGGGGGTGGTGAATGTCTAAATCTGTCAGATGGACCCAGCCTATGAGCCAGATGAGCCAGAGGTCAGAGTTCTCTTTGGCCTCCACCTCAAACAGAAGAGGAATGGAGCTGTCATTGACAAGGATCTCTTCAGCAACGTCGTCTCCAAGGGCGCGGTGAGTCTTTGTGGTTTGtgcttgagtgtgtgtgagatgctCACTGATGACCTGTTCTGACCTTTTGTCCTCTTGTCGGTCTCCTGTTTAAGCTGTCAGTGGAGGCGCTGCGTGACCTGATCGTGGCCAGCATCACAGTGAAGTACACCCAGTCCAACTCTGTCTGCTACGCCAAGGATGGACAGGTAACCaacctggagagggaggagacatgggaggTTCCTGTTGAAATAGTGTTTGGGCACAGTTTCCCCTTGTTGTCGCCTATATCCTTGTTTACCTTTTTCAGAAGTAGTGTTGAATGTTTCAAAATGATGTAGAGTGTTTTTTCTGGGTCAcaatctgtctcctctccctgtgtacCAGGTGATTGGGATCGGTGCGGGTCAGCAGTCTCGTATCCACTGCACACGGCTGGCAGGGGACAAGGCTGATAACTGGTGGCTGAGGCACCACCCGCGGGTGTTGGGCATGAGGTTCAGGAGTGGAGTGAAGCGGGCGGAGATGGCCAATGCCATCGATCAGTACGTCAGCGGCACCATCGGAGAGGTGAGTGGGTCAGAGGTCAATTAGGCACATGCACTCTACGCATCTGAAATGGGTGTTGTCAGATGTACAGTTCTGCTGTATGTTTTGTGTAGGTTcctactgtaggtgtctgtctatTTAAAAAATCAAATTCCAGATGAGTCTGTCCTGCTCTCTAACTCCTCTGTGTTCAGGGTCCAGACCTGGCAGTATGGAAGGCCATGTATGAGGAGGTCCCAGAGCCTCTGGATGAGACTGAGAAGAAGAACTGGCTGAGCTCTCTACAGGCTGTAGCGCTCAGCTCTGACGCCTTCTTCCCCTTCAGAGACAACGTGGACCGTGCCAAACGGGTAAACACTGAATTATTACTTTTCACTAGTCTAAGATGGCCGACTTTCTGCTTTTGGTTCTTTAGTTGGTGTCTAGACTTCTAGTGCCTTCCAAGGTCTTTTCTGATGGTCGCCCACATGGACTGATTATTCTgaggtgtctctctgtagagtGGTGTGGAGTACATTGCTGCCCCGGCTGGGTCCACAGCTGACGAGGTGGTGATCAATGCCTGTAATGAGCAGGGCATCACCCTGGTGCACACTAACCTGAGACTCTTCCACCACTGAATACCTGGAGTGGCTGTCATACAACGCTGCCTGACACATTTGACACCACACACCATTATGGCCCTGAGTAACATGTAGCCATGTCTGTCTACATGTTGGAGGTCCAGTAACTGCTCTAGAATAGTGATCAACAAAGGTACTAACATAGTATTATGTACACTGAGACATTCCCGTCCTACGGTTATCATGCATAAACAGCATGAGTCATGCTGAGGATCATTCACATTCCGTTACATTCCGAGCTTTCTTTCATAGTTGTATCTAAGTTACAATGTTACTGTCTGGAAGGTCACGTTTTACCATGAAATAAACTGTTTCTTGAGAAAtcctgtggagtgtgtgtgtatgcaaacACTATTTTACGTTATAGCAATATTAAGCTGAAAGTCAGACTGACTACTACACTAACATGGAATTGTTTTATGATGCTCATACCATGGACCATTTAGCTATTTGAATTTTAGAATGCTTCTAGGTATCAAAAATATTTAAAGTTTTGAAATGCCCCTTACTATTATAGCTCACAGAAACACATTGAGTAACACATAAATGGCATAGACGGTCTTAGACCGTTTTCATTGTTGGCCAGAAGACCGTAAAAACACCAGAATctgctccaagtgattttaatctAAAATGTTTCCAAGTACTCCCACGCAAAATAGAAAAAGGTAAGCTAGGTTTGAAATGGTTTAAGTGGAGAAAATATGTTGGGAGATGAACACCTTTTGttaaactacctccatactttaATTAATTAGAATGGGTTACCTTTAGAcaagtcctgtgacacttgtgggggttgtagagaacaccttccactgcagatgccttcagaaagtattcccacccctgtaccttcccacattttgttacagcctgaatttaaaatggacgtggtttgtcactggcctacacacaataccctaaaaTGTTGAAGTGGATTTGTTTTTCTACAAATATAAAGAGGAGCGATGTCTTGAGTCAAGTATTCAACAACTTATggcaagttcaggagtaaaaatatgcACTAGTGGCATGGACTTTTGAGTGCACTAATAGTGcctaacatgatttttgaatgactacctcatctctgtaccccacgtGCAATTACCTCCAAGGTAGCACAGTGAATTTCCAACAGCTTCAACcagaaagaccagggaggttttccaattctttgcaaagggcacctattggtaaataCAATTCTTAGACCTTGAATATCTCTGAGCATGGTGACGTTCTTAATTACACttttgatggtgtatcaatacacccagtcactacaaagctacatacgtccttcctaactcagtgactggagaggaaggaaactgctcaagaTTTCACCAAGGTCAAAGGACTTTTCAACAGTTTATTGGCTGTGATAAGAACTGGGGACGGATCAACATTGatgtgaaaaggaagcctgtacaggaATATTTAGTTCTCtccaacatgcatcctgtttgcaccAGTAATACTGCAGTAACTTTtggtcctgaatacaaaatgctatatttggggcaaatccaacacagagtaccactctccatattttcaagcatagtggtggctgcatcatggtctggttatgcttgtaattgttaaggactggggagtttttcaggataaagacGCGAGCGAAAGCACAGGGAAAATCCTTAACCTGGtggtctgctttccaccagacactgggagatgaattcatctttcagcaggacattaacctaaaacacaaggccaagtctacactggagttgctgaccaagaagacagtgaatgttcctgaatgaTCGAGTtagttttgacataaatctacTTGAAGATCTATTTCAAGAtgtaaatggttgtctagcaatgatcaacaaccaacttgacagagcttggtgaataaaaataaaaaatatgtgcAAATGTcattacaatccaggtgtggaaagcactTACAGCTGtaaattgctgccaaaggtgattctgtgtattgactcaggggtgtgaatacttatgtgaagAAAAAACGTTTTTACTTTGAAGGAATAAGTCCAGGtggtatgaatacattctgaaggaataagtccaggggtatgaatacattctgaaggaataagtccaggggtatgaatacattctgaaggaataagtccaggggtatgaatacattctgaaggaataagtccaggggtatgaatacattctgaaggaataagtccaggggtatgaatacattctgaaggaataagtccaggggtatgaatacattctgaaggaataagtccaggggtatgaatacattctgaaggaataagtccaggggtatgaatacattctgaaggaataagtccaggggtatgaatacattctgaaggaataagtccaggggtatgaatacattctgaaggaataagtccaggggtatgaatacattctgaaggaataagtccaggggtatgaatacattctgaaggaataagtccaggggtatgaatacattctgaaggaataagtccaggggtatgaatacattctgaaggaatAAGTCCAGGtggtatgaatacattctgaaggaataagtccaggggtatgaatacattctgaaggaataagtccaggggtatgaatacattctgaaggaataagtccaggggtatgaatacattctgaaggaataagtccaggggtatgaatacattctgaaggaataagtccaggggtatgaatacattctgaaggaataagtccaggggtatgaatacattctgaaggaataagtccaggggtatgaatacattctgaaggaataagtccaggggtatgaatacattctgaaggaataagtccaggggtatgaatacattctgaaggaataagtccaggggtatgatTACATTCTGAaggaataagtccaggggtatgaatacattctgaaggaataagtccaggggtatgatTACATTCTGAaggaataagtccaggggtatgatTACATTCTGAaggaataagtccaggggtatgaatacattctgaaggaataagtccaggggtatgaatacattctgaaggaataagtccaggggtatgatTACATTCTGAaggaataagtccaggggtatgaatacattctgaaggaataagtccaggggtatgaatacattctgaaggaatAAGTCCAGGtggtatgaatacattctgaaggaataagtccaggggtatgaatacattctgaaggaataagtccaggggtatgaatacattctgaaggaatAAGTCCAGGtggtatgaatacattctgaaggaataagtccaggggtatgaatacattctgaaggaatAAGTCCAGGtggtatgaatacattctgaaggaataagtccaggggtatgaatacattctgaaggaataagtccaggggtatgaatacattctgaaggaatAAGTCCAGGtggtatgaatacattctgaaggaataagtccaggggtatgaatacattctgaaggaataagtccaggggtatgaatacattctgaaggaataagtccaggggtatgaatacattctgaaggaataagtccaggggtatgaatacattctgaaggaataagtccaggggtatgaatacattctaAAGGAATAAGTCCAagggtatgaatacattctgaaggaatAAGTCCAGGtggtatgaatacattctgaaggaata is a window of Oncorhynchus masou masou isolate Uvic2021 chromosome 7, UVic_Omas_1.1, whole genome shotgun sequence DNA encoding:
- the atic gene encoding bifunctional purine biosynthesis protein PURH, which encodes MACSELALLSVSDKSGLLDFAKRLVNVGLSLVASGGTAKTLRDAGLAVRDVSELTGHPEMLGGRVKTLHPAVHGGILARHTPSDKADMEKLGYSLVRVVVCNLYPFVKTISNTNVTVEDAVEQIDIGGVTLLRAAAKNHARVTIVCDPADYQLVAVEMEGSEGKDTTLDTRKTLALKAFTHTAQYDEAIADYFRGQYSRGVSQLPLRYGMNPHQAPAQLYTLRPTLPLTVVNGSPGFINLCDALNAWQLVRELKSALGMPSATSFKHVSPAGAAVGVPLSDEEAKVCMVNDMLKNLTPLATAYARARGSDRMSSFGDFIALSDVCDVPTAKIISREVSDGIIAPGYEEEALRILSKKKNGNYCVLQMDPAYEPDEPEVRVLFGLHLKQKRNGAVIDKDLFSNVVSKGALSVEALRDLIVASITVKYTQSNSVCYAKDGQVIGIGAGQQSRIHCTRLAGDKADNWWLRHHPRVLGMRFRSGVKRAEMANAIDQYVSGTIGEGPDLAVWKAMYEEVPEPLDETEKKNWLSSLQAVALSSDAFFPFRDNVDRAKRSGVEYIAAPAGSTADEVVINACNEQGITLVHTNLRLFHH